A DNA window from Mesorhizobium sp. C432A contains the following coding sequences:
- a CDS encoding LysR family transcriptional regulator: MNLTLTQLRYLVAVARHGSVTAAARMLNVSQPSISVAIDNVEATLGQKLFVRQRGSGIALTSFGRSAVAKAKQVLAEADELVGLGTRDADVGGELVLGCFEDLAPYFAPALIRAFSQRCPAVTVVVRDETFETLGRRLGDAAIDLGLTYDLGLPSHFARILLHELRPHALLPQGHALASQASVSLAELATHPLITTDQPHSWQHMLDLFLSRGLSPVSQSTASSFELQRSMVANGFGVAVSYTRPYGDRSYDGLPLVCKPLSDPLPMQRIILTHDTRQRLSKAALAFTEVAKAWFASHDVFTA; this comes from the coding sequence ATGAATCTGACCCTCACCCAGCTGCGTTACCTCGTCGCCGTCGCACGGCATGGCAGCGTCACCGCGGCCGCGCGGATGCTGAACGTCTCACAGCCGTCGATCTCGGTGGCGATCGACAATGTCGAAGCGACGCTCGGCCAGAAACTGTTCGTGCGCCAGCGCGGCAGCGGCATCGCGCTGACCTCGTTCGGCCGCAGCGCGGTGGCGAAGGCAAAGCAGGTGCTGGCCGAAGCGGACGAACTGGTTGGGCTCGGGACGCGCGACGCCGATGTCGGGGGCGAACTTGTGCTCGGCTGTTTCGAGGATCTGGCGCCCTATTTCGCGCCGGCGCTGATCCGCGCTTTTTCGCAACGCTGCCCGGCGGTCACCGTGGTGGTCCGCGACGAGACCTTCGAGACGCTGGGCCGGCGGCTCGGCGATGCGGCAATCGATCTCGGCCTGACCTACGATCTCGGCCTGCCCTCGCACTTCGCCCGCATCCTGCTGCATGAGCTGCGGCCACACGCGCTTCTGCCGCAAGGCCACGCACTGGCCAGCCAGGCGAGCGTCAGCCTGGCGGAGCTGGCGACCCATCCCTTGATCACCACCGACCAGCCGCATAGCTGGCAGCATATGCTGGACCTGTTCCTCAGCCGCGGCCTGTCGCCGGTCTCGCAATCGACGGCGAGTTCGTTCGAACTGCAGCGCAGCATGGTCGCCAACGGCTTCGGCGTCGCAGTGAGCTACACCAGGCCCTATGGCGACAGGAGTTATGACGGGCTGCCGCTGGTCTGCAAGCCGCTGTCCGATCCGCTGCCGATGCAGCGCATCATCCTCACCCATGACACAAGGCAAAGGCTGTCGAAGGCGGCGCTGGCCTTCACGGAGGTGGCGAAGGCATGGTTTGCCAGCCACGATGTTTTCACCGCCTGA
- the ubiA gene encoding 4-hydroxybenzoate octaprenyltransferase — translation METIQSKAAQGRVADAPSGHWVYKILPRWLWPYAQLARWDRPIGWQLLLWPCWWSAALAASAYPRPADPLLTLLPSPWFLFLFFVGAVAMRGAGCTYNDIVDQDIDNKVERTRSRPLPAGKVTRRQAWAFLVIQALLGLVVLLQFNDFAIPLGIVSLVIVAVYPFMKRFTNWPQLVLGLAFSWGALMGWAVEFGDLDGPAIMLYIGSILWVIGYDTIYAHQDKEDDAIVGVRSTARLFGDNTKTWLVGLYGGTLVCFAIAFASAQVPVVALAGLIAAGAHMARQIAVLDIDDPDQCLRLFKSNNQVGWLIFIGLIGGALWVALKPLV, via the coding sequence ATGGAAACCATCCAGTCGAAAGCCGCACAGGGCCGCGTCGCCGACGCGCCGAGCGGCCATTGGGTCTACAAGATATTGCCGCGCTGGCTGTGGCCTTACGCGCAGCTTGCGCGCTGGGACCGGCCGATCGGCTGGCAATTGCTGCTGTGGCCCTGCTGGTGGTCGGCAGCGCTTGCGGCCAGCGCCTATCCCCGCCCGGCAGACCCGTTGCTCACATTGCTGCCGTCGCCGTGGTTCCTGTTCCTGTTCTTTGTCGGCGCCGTCGCCATGCGTGGCGCCGGCTGCACCTATAACGACATTGTCGACCAGGACATCGACAACAAGGTCGAGCGCACGCGCTCGCGGCCATTGCCGGCCGGCAAGGTGACGCGCCGCCAAGCCTGGGCGTTCCTGGTCATCCAGGCCTTGCTGGGCCTGGTCGTGCTGCTGCAGTTCAACGACTTCGCCATTCCGCTCGGCATCGTCTCGCTGGTCATCGTTGCCGTCTATCCCTTCATGAAGCGCTTCACCAACTGGCCGCAATTGGTGCTCGGGCTCGCCTTCTCCTGGGGTGCGCTGATGGGCTGGGCGGTCGAGTTCGGCGATCTCGATGGCCCGGCCATCATGCTCTATATCGGCTCGATCCTGTGGGTGATCGGCTACGACACCATCTATGCACATCAGGACAAGGAAGACGACGCAATCGTCGGCGTGCGCTCGACGGCGCGGCTGTTCGGCGACAACACCAAGACCTGGCTGGTCGGGCTTTATGGCGGCACGCTGGTCTGCTTCGCCATCGCCTTCGCCTCGGCGCAGGTGCCGGTGGTGGCGCTGGCCGGGCTGATCGCCGCCGGCGCCCATATGGCGCGGCAGATAGCGGTTCTGGATATCGACGATCCCGATCAATGCCTGCGGCTGTTCAAATCCAACAACCAGGTCGGCTGGTTGATCTTCATCGGCCTGATCGGCGGTGCGCTGTGGGTGGCGCTAAAGCCGCTGGTTTAA
- a CDS encoding DUF6101 family protein, whose product MNSVSKPVWAGRNMRLDPFRLPQVVSYATRDDYGDVTFTIDQRGAVIRRTLEMSGVPAIIALPANAFRGVAARAMEDAQGNVTVTLELLHNDPMLSVPLLVADDLDDVAADWRAWADAYRLQMLLIESDGIARTLEESLGAAIKALPAKDRRKGRVSTTRRPRFLARRRAGNLGLRLVIDGQEIISRE is encoded by the coding sequence ATGAACAGTGTATCGAAGCCCGTCTGGGCTGGGCGCAACATGCGCCTCGACCCATTCCGCCTGCCGCAAGTGGTGAGCTATGCCACGCGCGACGACTATGGCGACGTTACCTTCACCATCGACCAGCGCGGCGCCGTCATCCGCCGCACGCTCGAGATGAGCGGCGTGCCGGCGATCATCGCGCTGCCCGCCAACGCGTTTCGCGGCGTCGCCGCCCGCGCGATGGAGGATGCGCAAGGCAACGTCACGGTAACCCTCGAACTCCTGCACAACGACCCGATGCTGTCGGTGCCGCTGCTGGTGGCCGACGATCTCGACGACGTCGCCGCCGACTGGCGCGCCTGGGCCGATGCTTACCGGCTGCAGATGCTGCTGATCGAATCCGACGGCATTGCCCGCACGCTGGAGGAATCGCTCGGCGCCGCCATCAAGGCGCTGCCGGCCAAGGATCGCCGCAAGGGCCGGGTCTCGACCACGCGCCGCCCGCGCTTCCTCGCCCGCCGCAGGGCCGGCAATCTCGGGCTGAGACTGGTGATCGACGGCCAGGAGATTATTTCGAGAGAGTAG
- a CDS encoding FAD-binding oxidoreductase has product MNDAPFDLDPALIARFAAIVGDKYALRDQADIAPYLAERRGLWHGRTALVLRPGSVDEVSRIMRLASGTGTPVVPQSGNTGLVGAQVPDASGREIVLSLSRLNRIREIDVFSNTVTVEAGVILQTLQEAADAADRLFPLSLAAQGSCQIGGNLSSNAGGTGVLAYGNARELCLGVEVVLPTGEVFDDLRKLKKDNTGYDLKNLFVGAEGTLGIITAAVLKLFPKPKGREVAFAGLSSPEAALSLFSLAMDRAGAALTAFELIGQRPYDFTLRHAQGVTRPLVQDWPWYVLMQVSSGRSAEDARGLIEEVLSAGLEQGIVGDAVIAASLAQGDAFWNFREVLPDSQKPEGASIKHDISVPVASIPAFIEKAAGAVASVSPQARVVCFGHMGDGNLHYNISRPEGGDDEAFLGLYHAMNHAVHDVVRSFQGSISAEHGIGQLKRDELIATAPPMAIELMRRVKAAFDPAGIMNPGKVI; this is encoded by the coding sequence ATGAACGACGCACCCTTCGACCTCGATCCCGCCCTCATCGCCCGCTTTGCGGCAATCGTCGGCGACAAATATGCGCTGCGCGACCAGGCCGATATTGCGCCGTATCTTGCCGAGCGGCGCGGCCTATGGCACGGCAGGACCGCCTTGGTGTTGCGTCCCGGCAGCGTCGACGAGGTCAGCCGGATCATGCGGCTGGCGAGCGGGACCGGTACGCCGGTCGTGCCGCAGAGCGGCAACACCGGGCTGGTCGGCGCCCAGGTGCCGGATGCCTCCGGCCGCGAGATCGTGCTTTCTTTGTCGCGGCTGAACCGCATTCGCGAGATCGACGTCTTCTCGAACACGGTGACCGTCGAAGCCGGCGTCATCCTGCAGACGCTGCAGGAAGCCGCCGACGCCGCCGACCGGCTGTTTCCGCTGTCGCTTGCCGCGCAAGGGTCCTGCCAGATCGGCGGCAATCTCTCGTCCAATGCCGGCGGCACCGGCGTGCTTGCCTATGGCAATGCGCGCGAACTCTGCCTTGGTGTCGAAGTCGTGCTGCCGACCGGCGAGGTGTTCGACGATCTGCGCAAACTGAAGAAGGACAACACCGGCTACGATCTGAAGAACCTGTTCGTCGGCGCCGAAGGCACGCTCGGCATCATCACCGCCGCGGTGCTGAAACTGTTTCCCAAGCCCAAGGGGCGCGAAGTCGCCTTTGCCGGCCTGTCGTCGCCGGAAGCAGCGCTTTCGCTGTTCAGCCTGGCGATGGACCGGGCCGGGGCGGCACTCACCGCCTTCGAGCTGATCGGCCAGCGTCCTTATGATTTCACGCTGCGCCATGCGCAGGGCGTCACGCGGCCGCTGGTGCAGGATTGGCCATGGTATGTGTTGATGCAGGTGTCGTCGGGCCGTTCGGCCGAGGACGCCAGGGGGCTGATCGAAGAAGTGCTGTCGGCAGGCCTCGAGCAAGGCATCGTCGGCGACGCGGTGATCGCGGCCAGCCTGGCGCAGGGCGACGCGTTCTGGAACTTCCGCGAGGTGCTGCCGGATTCGCAAAAGCCCGAAGGCGCTTCGATCAAGCATGATATTTCGGTGCCGGTGGCATCCATCCCGGCGTTTATCGAAAAGGCGGCCGGTGCAGTGGCTTCGGTCAGTCCGCAGGCGCGCGTCGTCTGCTTCGGTCATATGGGCGATGGCAATCTCCACTACAACATCTCCCGGCCGGAGGGCGGTGACGATGAAGCGTTTCTCGGCCTCTACCACGCCATGAACCATGCCGTGCACGATGTCGTGCGCTCCTTCCAGGGTTCGATCTCGGCCGAGCATGGCATCGGCCAGTTGAAGCGCGACGAGCTGATCGCCACCGCGCCGCCCATGGCGATCGAGCTGATGCGCCGGGTGAAGGCGGCCTTCGACCCGGCCGGCATCATGAATCCCGGTAAGGTTATCTGA
- a CDS encoding L-threonylcarbamoyladenylate synthase yields the protein MAEILSVGEAMEQALALLEGGDVVAIPTETVYGLASDATNGVGVARIFEAKGRPRFNPLIAHVADLAMAERIAIFDPLSKRLAEAFWPGPLTLVLPLRPGNGIHPLVTAGLDTIALRMPRGFGGELIARLGRPLAAPSANSSGKISATTAQAVAADLGVKIRLVVDGGATPVGLESTIVKVEGNGLRLLRPGGIAAAEIEAAVGVKLLRGATAGIEAPGMLASHYAPGAAVRLNVQSVGAGEALLAFGEQRAEGWQAAAALRNLSASGDLREAASNLFAYLQELDRSGAATIAVEPIPVEGLGEAINDRLFRAAAPRDKLD from the coding sequence GTGGCTGAGATACTATCCGTCGGCGAAGCGATGGAGCAGGCGTTGGCGCTGCTTGAGGGCGGCGACGTCGTCGCCATCCCGACGGAGACCGTCTATGGACTGGCCAGCGACGCGACCAATGGCGTCGGCGTCGCCCGCATTTTCGAAGCCAAGGGCCGGCCGCGCTTCAACCCGCTGATCGCCCATGTCGCCGATCTGGCGATGGCCGAGCGCATTGCGATCTTCGACCCGCTTTCGAAGCGGCTGGCCGAGGCGTTCTGGCCGGGGCCGCTGACGCTGGTGCTGCCGCTCCGACCCGGCAACGGCATCCATCCGCTGGTCACCGCCGGGCTCGATACGATCGCGCTGCGCATGCCGAGGGGGTTCGGCGGCGAGCTGATCGCCAGACTCGGCCGGCCGTTGGCCGCGCCCAGCGCGAACTCTTCGGGCAAGATAAGCGCCACGACAGCGCAAGCCGTGGCGGCCGATCTCGGCGTCAAAATCCGGCTGGTGGTCGATGGCGGCGCCACCCCGGTCGGGCTGGAATCGACCATCGTCAAGGTCGAAGGCAACGGCCTGCGGCTGCTGAGGCCGGGCGGCATCGCTGCCGCGGAGATCGAGGCGGCCGTCGGCGTGAAACTGCTGCGCGGCGCCACAGCCGGCATCGAGGCGCCAGGTATGCTGGCGTCGCATTACGCGCCGGGCGCCGCGGTGCGGCTCAATGTGCAAAGCGTGGGCGCGGGCGAGGCTTTGCTGGCCTTTGGCGAGCAGCGCGCGGAAGGCTGGCAAGCGGCCGCGGCCTTGCGCAACCTGTCCGCATCGGGCGATTTGCGCGAAGCCGCAAGCAATCTGTTCGCGTATCTGCAGGAACTCGACCGCAGCGGTGCGGCCACGATCGCCGTCGAGCCGATCCCGGTCGAAGGGCTCGGCGAGGCGATCAACGATCGGCTGTTTCGTGCCGCTGCCCCCCGTGACAAGCTCGATTGA
- the glyS gene encoding glycine--tRNA ligase subunit beta, translating to MPDLLLELRSEEIPARMQRKAAGDLRKMLTDGLVEAGLTYDAAREYWTPRRLALDVRGLTARSKDIHEEIKGPSTTAPEQAVQGFLRKAGLASAAEAHVHSDPKKGDFYVAHISKPGRAAEEIIAELVPAIIRGFPWPTSMRWGPASAKPGSLRWVRPLQTILCTFGPETEEPVVVDFEIDGIRSGNITYGHRFMAPGEITVRRFDDYVTKLEAAKVVLDGDRRKEIILADARNLAFANGLDLVEDEGLLEEVSGLVEWPVVLMGEFEQAFLAIPPEVVRLTIRANQKCFVTRPQGDGENLSNRFILTANIEAKDGGKEIAHGNGKVVRARLSDALYFWRTDQGDLPDLGELEASAKKFGLDLKKPLDQRMARLDHLGVTFHAKLGTQGERVERIKRLAEELAPTVAQSISPLEGEIAGRPEGVASAAATPSGLSKKEGVGAPRETTPSVAFGDISPSRGEITALAARAAVLAKADLTTEAVGEFPELQGAMGRKYALLQGEHPSVAAAIEEHYKPQGPSDRVPTDPVSIAVALADKLDTLVGFWAIDEKPTGSKDPYALRRAALGVVRILVENGIKLAMLSLLRAAHTAQYDRLHSRKLVVTEIDPTDFELPEDHPDTLWGQYDFSDEGREIYLTDGCNYARFESGQIAEVYTFRGSLEVLSDLIAFFHDRLKVYLRDQGARHDLIDAVITPQSDDLLQIVRRVEALGYFLDTEDGKNLLAGTKRAANILAAEEKKKTRVAATVEPALFREEAEKSLFAAVNQAEREAGEAIQNEDFSAAMLALSVLREPVDSFFERVLVNDEDQAVRANRLALLARIRTATDQVADFSRIAG from the coding sequence ATGCCGGATTTGTTGCTGGAACTCCGCTCCGAGGAAATCCCCGCCCGCATGCAGCGCAAGGCGGCGGGCGATCTCAGGAAGATGCTGACCGACGGTCTGGTCGAGGCGGGTCTGACCTATGACGCCGCGCGCGAATACTGGACGCCGCGGCGCCTGGCGCTCGATGTCAGGGGCCTGACCGCGCGCTCGAAGGATATCCACGAGGAGATCAAGGGGCCGTCGACGACGGCGCCGGAACAGGCGGTGCAGGGCTTTCTGCGCAAGGCAGGTCTTGCCTCGGCTGCCGAGGCGCATGTCCATTCCGATCCGAAGAAGGGCGACTTCTACGTCGCCCATATTTCGAAGCCGGGCAGGGCGGCGGAAGAAATCATCGCCGAACTGGTGCCGGCCATCATTCGCGGCTTCCCCTGGCCGACATCGATGCGATGGGGGCCGGCTTCGGCGAAGCCCGGTTCGCTGCGCTGGGTGCGGCCGCTGCAGACGATTCTGTGCACCTTCGGGCCGGAGACCGAGGAGCCGGTGGTGGTCGATTTCGAGATCGATGGCATCCGCTCGGGCAATATCACCTACGGCCATCGTTTCATGGCGCCGGGTGAAATCACCGTGCGTCGCTTCGACGATTACGTGACCAAGCTGGAAGCAGCCAAGGTCGTGCTCGACGGCGACCGGCGCAAGGAGATCATCCTTGCCGACGCCCGCAACCTCGCCTTCGCCAACGGGCTCGATCTGGTCGAGGACGAAGGGCTGCTGGAGGAAGTGTCGGGCCTGGTCGAATGGCCGGTGGTGCTGATGGGCGAATTCGAGCAGGCCTTTCTTGCCATTCCGCCCGAGGTGGTGCGGCTGACCATTCGCGCCAATCAGAAATGCTTTGTCACCCGTCCGCAAGGCGACGGCGAAAACCTTTCCAACCGCTTCATCCTCACTGCCAACATCGAGGCGAAGGATGGCGGCAAGGAGATCGCGCACGGCAACGGCAAGGTGGTGCGCGCGCGCCTGTCGGATGCGCTGTACTTCTGGCGGACCGACCAGGGCGATCTGCCCGATCTGGGAGAGCTCGAGGCATCGGCAAAAAAGTTCGGGCTCGATCTGAAAAAGCCGCTCGACCAACGCATGGCCCGCCTCGACCATCTCGGGGTGACTTTCCACGCCAAGCTCGGCACGCAAGGCGAGCGGGTGGAGCGGATCAAGCGGCTGGCGGAAGAGCTGGCGCCAACAGTGGCGCAGTCGATCTCCCCCCTTGAGGGGGAGATCGCCGGCAGGCCAGAGGGGGTCGCTTCGGCTGCCGCGACGCCGTCCGGTCTCTCGAAGAAAGAGGGAGTTGGCGCTCCACGCGAGACGACCCCCTCCGTCGCCTTCGGCGACATCTCCCCCTCGAGGGGGGAGATTACCGCGCTCGCCGCTCGCGCCGCTGTGCTGGCCAAGGCCGATCTCACGACAGAAGCAGTGGGCGAGTTTCCGGAACTGCAAGGCGCAATGGGCCGCAAATACGCGCTGCTGCAAGGCGAGCATCCGTCCGTGGCCGCGGCGATCGAGGAGCACTACAAGCCGCAAGGTCCGTCCGACCGCGTGCCGACCGATCCGGTGTCGATTGCCGTCGCGCTGGCCGACAAGCTCGACACGCTGGTCGGCTTCTGGGCCATTGATGAAAAGCCGACGGGGTCTAAGGACCCTTACGCGCTGAGAAGGGCCGCACTGGGTGTAGTCAGGATATTGGTCGAGAATGGCATCAAGCTGGCAATGTTGAGTTTGCTAAGAGCTGCTCATACCGCCCAATACGACCGGCTGCACAGCCGCAAGCTAGTGGTAACGGAGATAGATCCGACGGACTTTGAATTGCCAGAGGACCATCCGGACACCCTTTGGGGGCAGTATGATTTTTCGGACGAAGGTCGGGAGATTTACCTAACAGACGGCTGTAACTATGCACGTTTTGAAAGCGGTCAGATCGCGGAGGTGTATACGTTTCGAGGCTCGTTAGAAGTTCTCTCCGACCTCATCGCCTTCTTCCACGACCGCCTGAAAGTCTATCTCCGCGACCAGGGCGCCCGCCACGATCTCATCGATGCGGTCATCACGCCGCAGTCGGATGACCTCCTGCAGATCGTGCGCCGCGTCGAAGCGCTCGGCTACTTCCTCGACACCGAGGACGGCAAGAACCTGCTCGCCGGCACCAAGCGCGCGGCCAACATTCTGGCTGCCGAGGAGAAGAAGAAAACGCGTGTCGCCGCGACTGTTGAGCCGGCGCTGTTTCGCGAGGAGGCCGAGAAATCGCTGTTTGCGGCGGTGAATCAGGCGGAGAGAGAAGCCGGCGAAGCGATTCAAAACGAAGACTTTTCCGCCGCCATGCTGGCGCTTAGCGTGTTGCGTGAACCGGTTGATTCATTCTTTGAACGCGTTCTCGTGAATGATGAGGACCAGGCCGTGCGCGCCAACCGCCTGGCGCTGCTGGCTCGCATCCGCACGGCCACCGATCAGGTCGCGGATTTTTCCAGAATAGCTGGCTAA